The Osmerus eperlanus chromosome 7, fOsmEpe2.1, whole genome shotgun sequence genome includes a region encoding these proteins:
- the LOC134023150 gene encoding myelin basic protein-like isoform X7: MASASSSAQSAFGLGRRKQAPGLLDQIGKFFGGDKKKKSKGSFRGALSSSPARPTAASPRKRGAENAVVHFFRGIVSPAPPKSRGSQKSQSAKAKKASPTDGQGTLSKIFKM; encoded by the exons ATGGCTTCTGCTAGTAGCTCAGCTCAGTCGGCCTTTGGACTGGGGCGCAGGAAGCAGGCTCCGGGGCTCCTGGATCAGATTGGGAAGTTCTTTGGAggggacaagaagaagaagagcaag gGGTCTTTCCGTGgagctctgtcctcctcccctgccaggCCGACCGCGGCGTCCCCTCGCAAGCGCGGCGCGGAGAACGCCGTGGTGCACTTCTTCAGAGGCATT gtGTCCCCTGCCCCTCCCAAGTCTAGG GGCTCTCAGAAGTCGCAGTCTGCCAAGGCTAAGAAGGCCAGCCCTACTGACGGCCAGGGAACCCTGTCCAAGATCTTCAAAATG TGA
- the LOC134023150 gene encoding myelin basic protein-like isoform X6, giving the protein MASASSSAQSAFGLGRRKQAPGLLDQIGKFFGGDKKKKSKGSFRGALSSSPARPTAASPRKRGAENAVVHFFRGIVSPAPPKSRWRGLQAKLGLKSQSAKAKKASPTDGQGTLSKIFKM; this is encoded by the exons ATGGCTTCTGCTAGTAGCTCAGCTCAGTCGGCCTTTGGACTGGGGCGCAGGAAGCAGGCTCCGGGGCTCCTGGATCAGATTGGGAAGTTCTTTGGAggggacaagaagaagaagagcaag gGGTCTTTCCGTGgagctctgtcctcctcccctgccaggCCGACCGCGGCGTCCCCTCGCAAGCGCGGCGCGGAGAACGCCGTGGTGCACTTCTTCAGAGGCATT gtGTCCCCTGCCCCTCCCAAGTCTAGG TGGAGGGGACTCCAAGCCAAGCTAGGCCTG AAGTCGCAGTCTGCCAAGGCTAAGAAGGCCAGCCCTACTGACGGCCAGGGAACCCTGTCCAAGATCTTCAAAATG TGA
- the LOC134023150 gene encoding myelin basic protein-like isoform X4, whose product MASASSSAQSAFGLGRRKQAPGLLDQIGKFFGGDKKKKSKGSFRGALSSSPARPTAASPRKRGAENAVVHFFRGIVSPAPPKSRWRGLQAKLGLGSQKSQSAKAKKASPTDGQGTLSKIFKM is encoded by the exons ATGGCTTCTGCTAGTAGCTCAGCTCAGTCGGCCTTTGGACTGGGGCGCAGGAAGCAGGCTCCGGGGCTCCTGGATCAGATTGGGAAGTTCTTTGGAggggacaagaagaagaagagcaag gGGTCTTTCCGTGgagctctgtcctcctcccctgccaggCCGACCGCGGCGTCCCCTCGCAAGCGCGGCGCGGAGAACGCCGTGGTGCACTTCTTCAGAGGCATT gtGTCCCCTGCCCCTCCCAAGTCTAGG TGGAGGGGACTCCAAGCCAAGCTAGGCCTG GGCTCTCAGAAGTCGCAGTCTGCCAAGGCTAAGAAGGCCAGCCCTACTGACGGCCAGGGAACCCTGTCCAAGATCTTCAAAATG TGA
- the LOC134023150 gene encoding myelin basic protein-like isoform X8 → MASASSSAQSAFGLGRRKQAPGLLDQIGKFFGGDKKKKSKGSFRGALSSSPARPTAASPRKRGAENAVVHFFRGIVSPAPPKSRKSQSAKAKKASPTDGQGTLSKIFKM, encoded by the exons ATGGCTTCTGCTAGTAGCTCAGCTCAGTCGGCCTTTGGACTGGGGCGCAGGAAGCAGGCTCCGGGGCTCCTGGATCAGATTGGGAAGTTCTTTGGAggggacaagaagaagaagagcaag gGGTCTTTCCGTGgagctctgtcctcctcccctgccaggCCGACCGCGGCGTCCCCTCGCAAGCGCGGCGCGGAGAACGCCGTGGTGCACTTCTTCAGAGGCATT gtGTCCCCTGCCCCTCCCAAGTCTAGG AAGTCGCAGTCTGCCAAGGCTAAGAAGGCCAGCCCTACTGACGGCCAGGGAACCCTGTCCAAGATCTTCAAAATG TGA
- the LOC134023150 gene encoding myelin basic protein-like isoform X5, with protein sequence MASASSSAQSAFGLGRRKQAPGLLDQIGKFFGGDKKKKSKGSFRGALSSSPARPTAASPRKRGAENAVVHFFRGIVSPAPPKSRKSQSAKAKKASPTDGQGTLSKIFKMGGSRSASPAKR encoded by the exons ATGGCTTCTGCTAGTAGCTCAGCTCAGTCGGCCTTTGGACTGGGGCGCAGGAAGCAGGCTCCGGGGCTCCTGGATCAGATTGGGAAGTTCTTTGGAggggacaagaagaagaagagcaag gGGTCTTTCCGTGgagctctgtcctcctcccctgccaggCCGACCGCGGCGTCCCCTCGCAAGCGCGGCGCGGAGAACGCCGTGGTGCACTTCTTCAGAGGCATT gtGTCCCCTGCCCCTCCCAAGTCTAGG AAGTCGCAGTCTGCCAAGGCTAAGAAGGCCAGCCCTACTGACGGCCAGGGAACCCTGTCCAAGATCTTCAAAATG
- the LOC134023150 gene encoding myelin basic protein-like isoform X3, translated as MASASSSAQSAFGLGRRKQAPGLLDQIGKFFGGDKKKKSKGSFRGALSSSPARPTAASPRKRGAENAVVHFFRGIVSPAPPKSRGSQKSQSAKAKKASPTDGQGTLSKIFKMGGSRSASPAKR; from the exons ATGGCTTCTGCTAGTAGCTCAGCTCAGTCGGCCTTTGGACTGGGGCGCAGGAAGCAGGCTCCGGGGCTCCTGGATCAGATTGGGAAGTTCTTTGGAggggacaagaagaagaagagcaag gGGTCTTTCCGTGgagctctgtcctcctcccctgccaggCCGACCGCGGCGTCCCCTCGCAAGCGCGGCGCGGAGAACGCCGTGGTGCACTTCTTCAGAGGCATT gtGTCCCCTGCCCCTCCCAAGTCTAGG GGCTCTCAGAAGTCGCAGTCTGCCAAGGCTAAGAAGGCCAGCCCTACTGACGGCCAGGGAACCCTGTCCAAGATCTTCAAAATG
- the LOC134023150 gene encoding myelin basic protein-like isoform X2 gives MASASSSAQSAFGLGRRKQAPGLLDQIGKFFGGDKKKKSKGSFRGALSSSPARPTAASPRKRGAENAVVHFFRGIVSPAPPKSRWRGLQAKLGLKSQSAKAKKASPTDGQGTLSKIFKMGGSRSASPAKR, from the exons ATGGCTTCTGCTAGTAGCTCAGCTCAGTCGGCCTTTGGACTGGGGCGCAGGAAGCAGGCTCCGGGGCTCCTGGATCAGATTGGGAAGTTCTTTGGAggggacaagaagaagaagagcaag gGGTCTTTCCGTGgagctctgtcctcctcccctgccaggCCGACCGCGGCGTCCCCTCGCAAGCGCGGCGCGGAGAACGCCGTGGTGCACTTCTTCAGAGGCATT gtGTCCCCTGCCCCTCCCAAGTCTAGG TGGAGGGGACTCCAAGCCAAGCTAGGCCTG AAGTCGCAGTCTGCCAAGGCTAAGAAGGCCAGCCCTACTGACGGCCAGGGAACCCTGTCCAAGATCTTCAAAATG
- the LOC134023150 gene encoding myelin basic protein-like isoform X1, translated as MASASSSAQSAFGLGRRKQAPGLLDQIGKFFGGDKKKKSKGSFRGALSSSPARPTAASPRKRGAENAVVHFFRGIVSPAPPKSRWRGLQAKLGLGSQKSQSAKAKKASPTDGQGTLSKIFKMGGSRSASPAKR; from the exons ATGGCTTCTGCTAGTAGCTCAGCTCAGTCGGCCTTTGGACTGGGGCGCAGGAAGCAGGCTCCGGGGCTCCTGGATCAGATTGGGAAGTTCTTTGGAggggacaagaagaagaagagcaag gGGTCTTTCCGTGgagctctgtcctcctcccctgccaggCCGACCGCGGCGTCCCCTCGCAAGCGCGGCGCGGAGAACGCCGTGGTGCACTTCTTCAGAGGCATT gtGTCCCCTGCCCCTCCCAAGTCTAGG TGGAGGGGACTCCAAGCCAAGCTAGGCCTG GGCTCTCAGAAGTCGCAGTCTGCCAAGGCTAAGAAGGCCAGCCCTACTGACGGCCAGGGAACCCTGTCCAAGATCTTCAAAATG